The following nucleotide sequence is from Armatimonadota bacterium.
CATGAAGTACCGTGCGCCTGGCTTGAGGTTGGGGTTTTCCCACGAGTCCACGCGACGCGCGCTGGGGGTGATGCTCGCCACCTTGCCCCGGTAGTGCTTGCCCGGCACGGCATCGAAGGTCAGGTCCGCCTCCTGGCCGACTTTGAGCGGGGCGATGGCGGTCTCTTCGATGGGCACGGCCACCTCCAGGCGCGACAGGTTGGTGATGGTGGCCACCTGCTGCCCTCCCCAGATCACGTCGCCGACCTTGAATGGACGCAGGGTTCTCGCATCGTTATCCCAAGTATTGCCGATCACTAATGTGCCCGCGACGGGGGCCTTCAAGGTCGCCCCCTCGAGGTCGCGCAGCGCCCGCTCCAGCCGCTTGTTGGCGGCGAGCAGCATGTCACGCCCCCGCTCGCCGCCCGGCTTCTGCGCCGCCTCGGCCGTGGTGAGCTTGAACTGCGCGCTGGCGATTTCGTCTTGCTTCCCCTTCACCTGCGCCGCCTGATTCTGCTGCATCAGCGCCAGCGCCTTGTCGGCCACGGACCGGGCGAAGGCCGCCGACCGCAGAGAGCGCTCAGCCTGCTCCAGATCCTGGCGCGAAACCAGCCCGATCTCGGAGGCGGCCAGCCGCCGCTTCCGTTCGCACTCCAGCCGCGCGCTTTCCTCCAGCATCCGCTTGTGCTCGAGCTCCTGCTTGGCGGTCTCCAGCTCGGTCGCATTGGACTTCTGCATGATCTCCAGCTCGCGCTGAGCCTTTTCCAGCGCGTTGCGCGCGGTTTCGACCTCGCTGCCCGCCTGCCGCTCGCGTTGGGCAACCTCGGCCTGCGCCTTGGACTGATCCACGCGCGCGGTATCCACCGTCCGCTGCAGGTCGGTGGTGTCGAGCCTGGCGATCACGTCGTCCGCCTTGACCTGGATGCCGTCCGCGCACAGATAGACCAGCTTCTGGCCCGACCCGCGAACATCTCCCGCCTTGACCGGGGTATCGTCACACCCCTGAAGCTGCTGCTCGCCGACAACGCCCACCACAAACGTGTCGGGCTCCACCTGCAGCGTCGGCACCACGCGCTCCGGCGCCATCTGCCGCAGCCGGGACGGCAGCCGGCGAGCCGGGCCCAGCGCGATCGCCACCAGGGTGAGCGGTATCAGCCACCTGATGATGCGCACCCGCTTGCCCTCCTCACGGCGCCGCCGGCGGCGCCGCGGCGCTCTCCACGGTCTCCTGCTCCAGGCCCTGGAGAACGTCGCCGCCTACCGCGCGGCGCAGACGAAGCACCCCGAAGTAGTAGCTGATCTGGGCGTCC
It contains:
- a CDS encoding HlyD family efflux transporter periplasmic adaptor subunit, which codes for MRIIRWLIPLTLVAIALGPARRLPSRLRQMAPERVVPTLQVEPDTFVVGVVGEQQLQGCDDTPVKAGDVRGSGQKLVYLCADGIQVKADDVIARLDTTDLQRTVDTARVDQSKAQAEVAQRERQAGSEVETARNALEKAQRELEIMQKSNATELETAKQELEHKRMLEESARLECERKRRLAASEIGLVSRQDLEQAERSLRSAAFARSVADKALALMQQNQAAQVKGKQDEIASAQFKLTTAEAAQKPGGERGRDMLLAANKRLERALRDLEGATLKAPVAGTLVIGNTWDNDARTLRPFKVGDVIWGGQQVATITNLSRLEVAVPIEETAIAPLKVGQEADLTFDAVPGKHYRGKVASITPSARRVDSWENPNLKPGARYFMARITLLRPDSKLRPGLQCKARIVLKRLRNVLAVPLSAVVKRDGADLVFVRRSSRLAPQRVTTGDRSEEAVVITKGLRAGDIIALEDPTAPALSRAEGAVEE